The bacterium genome includes a window with the following:
- a CDS encoding cyclic nucleotide-binding domain-containing protein: MREKEALSQVYLFRELTPSEMDILISISKERRLKKNEIIFKEGDSGDAFFLIVSGSIRISTIVPGVGEEALTVLREGEYFGEMALIDDAPRSASAIANDDTIVLSIGKDDFRRLLAQETGIAYKLLWVFTKTLSARLRKTDEQLKSILSIAKTF, encoded by the coding sequence ATGAGAGAGAAGGAAGCGCTTAGTCAGGTTTACTTGTTCCGCGAGCTGACTCCAAGCGAGATGGACATCCTCATTTCGATCTCCAAAGAACGGCGGCTTAAGAAAAACGAGATCATCTTCAAGGAAGGCGACAGCGGCGATGCTTTTTTTCTCATCGTATCCGGGAGCATCCGCATCTCCACGATCGTGCCGGGCGTCGGTGAAGAAGCATTGACGGTTTTGAGGGAAGGCGAGTATTTCGGGGAGATGGCTTTGATCGACGATGCTCCGCGTTCCGCGTCCGCCATTGCCAACGACGATACGATCGTGCTGTCGATCGGCAAGGATGATTTCCGAAGGTTGCTGGCCCAGGAAACGGGCATTGCGTACAAATTGCTCTGGGTCTTCACCAAGACGCTGTCAGCTCGGTTGAGGAAAACGGATGAGCAATTGAAAAGCATCTTGTCAATTGCCAAAACGTTCTAA